CTGATTTCATGGGTCTCCATACTTCATGGCAGATTTGTGTTTAAAAGACAATGGGAGAACAGAGACAGGTATCTACTGCAGGCCTGCTAATGGAGGTGGATGGTGTATGATTACAGCCGCGTCATCAGATCTTCTACAGACAGCTAGGAAGTTCACAGAGCTCGCTGAGTAAAcaccttttaaataattttcaaatggGATAAATGTGCTAAGATATTATCTTgttaatatttcttttatttttgtattttttcttttatatagtgAAGAGGAAATCTTTAGTTATGGCACTGTGTGAGGAACTCACTATTGACATGTTAAAAGAACATTTCACTTTACCTGTGTCGTTTTTAGAATAACTGAGCAAAATAAGATCTGTGGATAGCATTGCTTAGAGAGACTTCCAAGTTTTACTTTACAGTATAAATGATACACAATCATACCCCAAATGTGAATTCTGAAGCTACAATAAGGACTACTGTTACCATGAGGAAGCAGGTTTACATGCTTGATGAATCAAATTACTGTTGTGAATAGCAGTAATAAAAATGGAACTAAAAGTTACCATTGCATCAATGCATTGTGTTTACTGTAGAAAGTGTTGTACGCTAATTATAAGGAAGTACATGATAATATACCAATAACACAATGATAATAACCCGGTAATCATAACACCTGCTTACCTGAAAATGTAATGTTTCTCAGTACTGTTAATGATACATACAGTAGGAGCAGTCATATAATTATGACAAAGATAACACCGATAATTTGCACTGTTTACAGTTAGAGCAGGTTCACACaaaacttattttgtgttccactccCTGTGCTTctttttaattgattttctaTGTAAAGATGTACTAGATGGACTGTTGTGGTGTGTCTTGCTTTTGTGCATGAGCACATTTTAAGAATGAATTTCGAGACCTTGACTTCTTTTCCATTCATTAGTGCTGCAGCTCTGCAGTTGCACACAACCTGATCTAATGATAAAATTTAGCTATTTTATGAGGTGGCAATTTCGTAAGAATTTGTTcggaaacataacatttttgaagaaAGTTAAATCTGAAGGCTCACACAAAACTCCACCCTAAACCTAATGTTAGTGGAGTGTAAGCAAATTATACAAATGCATATGAATGAGATTGAAAAAATGTACGCAAAGTAGTCACCAATTTGCCAAAATGTACAATTGTTATAAATTGCCAATAAGAGAGTGTGTTGGTTGCATGGCTAATGCTTTGCAATGTGTcacattttaaaagcaaaaaccCATAAAGACTGAAATGTTCTTTATATTCGAGGGGATACAGAAAGAAGCTGACTTTACAGTTTACTAATATTTTACAGCTGATGTGTGAAAGCTATCTTAAAAATAATCATTGATCTTAAATTTGTCAAGGTCATTGTGCTGTCAATGATTACATTTAACATAGGTGTGCCTTAATCATGCCAAAGACATGCTATCTTTGTTATAGTAAAGCATTATGAAAAACAAGCCATGAAACCTGAGCCAAGTTCTGTGAAGCATATTTGTCTTAACTTTTGACAGGCAGAAGTGATGTGACTGTGGGTACAGTGCACACATTCTTTGAGCATGTGAGCACAGTTTCAAGGTTTGCAGGAATGTGAAGGTTGGTTAATGATTGCCTCAGGAGTCAATGTGCAGGTTGAGGACATGAAAAACTCTCTAACTCACCTCACAgatcatatttaaaaacaaacagccAGTTAAAGAGTGTCTTAACCTGTTCATTTGCCAGTAGCAGTTTGAATATCAGTGCTTCCCTAATGTACATTAAAATGAGTGATAACTTGCAAAATAGGGCTGACTGCCATTGTCAGAACATGCTCAAGGGCAGATATAATAAAAGCACATCGATTACAATTCTGATCAAATACTTCTcattaatgtttttgttgaagGAGTTTATTGGCATGCATTGATgaagttttctgaaaaaaatgtgcCTTGTTCATTTGCTTGCATGCATACTTCCAGGAAAATGTGGTGTCAGGTTAAAAGTGATCATGCTCTTTTGAACAATTTTCTTACAGTTACATGATGTATGGATGATCATCACAACACATCTTTCTGATGTACACTAAAAACGTTATCTAACAGTAACAATGTTTTTAACACATTATGACATTTGTTGGTTTAACCCATGGCACACTTTGAATCACCAGAATCTGGAATGTTCCCAGTTTAAAGTGTGACCTGAGCTACTTAGCCACTCCATTTAAAAAAAggaccccaattttttttttgtttacttatcCTTACGTCTTTGCAAACCTTTAAGAGTGTAGTTTCATCATCAAGTTCAAATGAAGATATAGTGAAACTTGATGGATTTCTCTCCCTCCATGGAAAGTTCAGGCATCGAAAAtcttgttgttttaaaatgttcataCAGACATTGCAAATGTAATCATGAACCAATGACGTTTGCAAGCAAGCAAAATTGTACTTATGTTTTCCATAtttcatgtactgtatgtatgtgcatTGATCAATATCTccatgtgaataaaagcctatattaaatgttcatcatataaagcagTTTTGCACCTTCAGAAAATTGTATTAAAGCCCATTTAAGACATTTTACATCCACACCAATTTCTCTATACATATTACAAGGCTTTTTAAAAAATCTCCCTCGATCATAGCAGAGTATGATAATCGTTTTTCAGTAACCATTTTAACAATCAGTGCCTGACAGTTCACAGTTATTCTCTATATTGCAagtaattgttttgtattttaattgttgTATCTTTTCAGCAGAGCACTGTCATGTAGAGACGCTCCTAACTGACTTTCTCACAGTCATGGAGCTGAAGGTGTGGGTGGATGGTATTCCACGAGTCGTCTGTGGACTGTCTGAACAGACATCTTGTCAGGATGTAGTCATTGCCCTTGCCCAGGCTATAGGTAAGATAttgagcctctctctctctgttttgctCTTTGAACAGCTAGTGCATTTGTATTTTAATGTTCACTCTTAATGTGCTCTCCAGGGCAAACTGGTCGTTATGTTCTTATCCAGAAACTGCGGGATAAAGAACGGCAGCTTGTGGCCACTGAATGCCCATTGGAGTCTTTGGCTAAACTGGGCCAATTAGGCAATGAAGTACAATTCATCCTACGGCGCACCGGTCCCACAAGCAGCATAGCCTCAGACCAAGGTCGAGTCCCGCAATTACCCAGACATCCAAATCCAGAGCCCCACAAAACCaaagagccaaaaaaagctcttaCTTTCAATCTGGGGCCCTCCACATCACCCCGAACTCGTGTAAAACAGGTTGATAAACCACCAAGAGACTCCCAAGCACGAGGGGTGTCCCCATCTCCGCCCTCGTCTCTTGCCCAAGCTGGTCCATCCAAAGACACACTTTATCAGCAGATACTACGACAACAAGGGCATCTACAGTCTATGCAGGGACAGGTGGAGTCTCTAGAGAGGGAGCTGAGTGTTTGGGAGCGGGGTCCTCCTCCAACCCTTTCCCCTGACATCCTTGAAGAAATGGACCACCTACAGCAGCTCATAAGGCAGAACGAGGCAGAGTTGGCCGACGCGTTGCACTGGGAAAATGAATTTCAGTCTGAGGTTCAAAGAGAAAGGGACATTCTATGGCAGAAAAATGAACTCCATTTAGCTCTAGACAAACACAGTCGAAGGTTGCTTGACACAGACAACCAAGCCGAGCAGCTAGAGCGAGATATCAGGATGCTTTTTGAAACCAAGAGAAACGGTGTGCTTCAAGCAAGACCCAGTGTTAAAGAATCTGTAGTTATAGCAAAAGAACAACTGGACAACCATCAGCATCACAGGGCTGAACTGCAGGTATCAATTGAAGAAATAGAAAAGGAGTTAAGGATGGCAGAAGAACAACTGCAggtctgcatttctgtttttattactCACAATGTACTTGTCATATTGTTATTGTTTCACTAtaacgatttatttattttgatgtataaaacatttaaaagacaaTATGGGCTCGGTGGGTGGGCAAGTACTAGAGTCTCCAAAAAAAGggcaaataaattaaaactgcaGCCTAATATGCCTACTtaccaattaaataaaaaacagtatGCCAAAAGAGTAGTATGTCCATATTAATAGCATCTGAAAAACGGTAAGTAAAAATGACCCAATTGATGCTTTATCCCATGAGGCCACTTAGAGGAACGACCGTGAAATTGTGCAACTGACACCGAAGATCACATGACAGGGCAAACATGGCAGATTTAGTAGGCCTAGATTACATTCATTCTAATCACAATAATACTatatatccaccttattttgcaacATGGAAGTAAAACCATTTTCTGAGAATGTGTGAGACTTCAGATTCATTAGCCACTATATAGAAGAACTGTAGTACAAAGTGTAGTAAACATGCCTTTTTAATGGTCCCAAAGTAAGTTCTCAATCAAATCTAGTACCTACTGAGTATACAATTTTAGATGCAATGCAAACAAATTCTATTCTGCTTTACTATAACATAGCTTGACTGATCAATTTTGGTATTCAGTGGTCTGATATTTTGTGAAGTTTTCTACCGTCATGGGAACTTTCTATATCAGCCTGCTCACCCATTTACTCACACCAGCGCTACTTTCATGACTTACACTCAGACTACAGCCTTATACCTACAGTCACAATTCGTTCCATCTTCGATGGTCGATGGTGAAAATTGACCTCAGAGGAACTTTGGTGTTACTATTACTGTAATATTGTTACAGTCTTGTTGCTATGTTGCAATGGacctttttttttgcagaagCTTTGATTATATACAGGCATGATTACAACACGATTTCAACTCAACATTTCATGTCAACATATTCGCGGTAATGACTTGCTGACTGTACAGTATACCTTAAATGAAACAGTTTTGTACTAGTTTGTTGAATCACACCTATACATTAATTGCAGTCACACAAAAGCATGTTGTGTGCTCACCATGACTAACTGAACCTCAGGGCACCATACACACTACCTCACTGTTGCTTCAGTCACACTCCCATCAGCAAGGACAGAACTATATTTATTCATCCTACAGTTTGTTGTCATTACCAACAATACTAGTCACACCTTTAAAGGTTGAAATAAAGTGAGTATGTTTatggaaaacaaaacaatggtaCTCATCTATTAGTGCAAAGGCAGCATCTTTAAGAAACACTATGTCTGTGATGATTAAGCAGGAACCACAGTAGAAAACAATTCTTACTGTTCATGGTAGGAACGTATTGTATGGAAAATGACATTTAAGACACACCGCTTGGACATTTGATCTCATTGTAGAGGTTAAGTCTGTGTGGGTGTTCCATTACAAGAAAAGAGAACTGTGTGATAAAGGAACATTGCCATTTGAAAGTCACTGCTTCAGCTTTTTCCTCCAACCCAACATTAAATCTCTCTTATGTTCCCCTGTAGGCTAAAAGCATGGAACTGGACGATCTGAATAAAGAGCTACGCCAGTGTAACCTGCAACAATTCATCCTGCAAACAGGAGTCACTCCAGCACAATCTAATCAGCAAACCGAAGAGATGGATTTTGCTCTCCTCAAGCCTGATGGACAGAGCGATGAAGGTGTGTAAAATTGCATACAGTTTTCACAGATCACTAGTTAACAAGGTCTTTTGTCCTATACATGGGGTAACGTGCTTTACAAATGAAAAAAGATACTATCTGGTGGTTTCAGAGGGACATTGTCTATACCTAACCAAACAACTGAAGCTGGCAAAACTtaacagcaggttttttgtgtgtgtgtgtgtgtgtttatgacagATTCAAATTCCTCTATCTTGGAGTTTAACCCTCGTACCACTGCCAAGCAAATCTTGGGGAACCCACGCAGCCTCCAGAACCCACTTGTCTCCAGTCTTCATCCAGAGGGTGTGTATGTGTGACACACAGCTTGCACACCGCTGCCCTCTGCTGGCCTAAATCTTCTGCTTGTCCACTTCTACCTCTTCCTGCTTCCCAGAATGCACACAATTTCACTTGCACACCTCCTGTCCTCACTGGTGGCTCTTTGTCTTGTCAAATACGCTGTAATGGGCATTTTTCCAATCAGACAGTTAAACTCTACTGCCAACAAGACATTTATATTTGTTGGTTTGTTATTTTTTGAgccagaaaacaaaaacactgtacTCACTTTGTTTTCTGTGATTTTTTACAATAAGATAGCTGCATCTTTCTGTGTGTTAATAGTGACTGTCAAAAAAATTATCGGCTTCCCATTCTGCTGAAACCTGCACTGCTTTGGGGTTCTTTCATGCAGGCTCATGTGAATCTTGAGCTACTGGTGTGCTTTGCTCTATGGCTCCTGCCAGGAACAAGGGTTTTAAGTAGAAAGAAATGAAGTAGTTATTTCTTTTCACTTCCTTCTATGGAACTGCCTCCAGTGGATGCTGTTCAGAGTAATCATGTGGGTGTACAGAAATGTCTCAACAGACTCAAGGTCAGGCTGTCTGACTGTAAATGGAGCATTTTGTTGTTTGGTTTTGAGCTTTTATGCTGCTGCTTTTTAAGCTAGAgcatttttctttatcttttttttttttttttttttttacatttcttccaTTTGTCAGTCTTCCCTATATCTGTTATGTGAAACATTACCTCCACCCGTGTGTTGAACTACATACAGCATCCTCCATGAAGCCCAGAAGCTcattgcattttgtgtgtgtcttGCAGTCCTGTCATCAAGAGAGACATCATGGCGATAAAGTCTGGAGTACAACCTTGAGGAATTATTCACTGTTCACTTTATATTATGTCTACTTCATTTTGTCTgttaattatattttcttttgtataATATTCTGTGAAATGCATTTGTGATCACAAGAATACGTCTATGTAAATACAGTGCTGTCTTTGTAATTATGAAACATCTGAATGTAATTTAACTTGCATATATTTCACTAActaaaaacataccaaaataaaaatatattattacaagattttaagcttattattattcccacTGTACAATTTGGAGAGTCAAAACATAGAAATACTTTTATATCCATATATATTATACAACTGATCAATCAATCATAGCACCAcaaaactctttttttaaaaTTCTTAAACAGGtttgattttatagataaaacttcatttaaatgatttaactaattatattttataataacattaaagttGGTTTGGAAATCCTTCCATCATCATCACATTAGAGCGGTGATGTTGTGTCAAGGTCAATCTCAAGTAAAACTGTGGGTTAAAACCAGTGAACTCTCCCCCAGggttttttctgaaaaaaatcatTAACAGTGGCAGATGGTTGGGGCGTGACATGCTAAAAGTGGAATTAatcaaatcacaaaataaaatgttccaTAGCTACTTATATACATCCACTGATATACAGTTGCAGTCTTACTTAGTTTATACAGACTCTGCTAAGGATTCTACTGAGATTCTACTTGAGACCATTATAACTCATAGCGGCAGTCACATCCACGTACCACCTGTGAAATCTCAACAATAATTTCAAGATTCAGCAAGCACATGaacatcttaaaccagctcatgaccagctaaGGACCAACTCAAACCAGTAGTCatacttcaaaacatacctaaccagcatatgttgGTTTTTCAATAGGGACCTAACGGTGGATTTAGGGCCGGGTTTGTCATCTCTGTTCCTCAAAGTCCACTTTCCTGCACCGTTCAACTCAAACCTTTATCAAACAAATAGATTGATATCTATAAATAGATaagccacaggtgcatcaacaggtcttttgtcttcagatcattctgtgcatgtgtgcatcaGGAAGATTCTTTTCGTCAGCTACAGATCTTCGTAGGATGAGCCAACGAAACGGTAAGTGTTGTGTTCCTCCATGCTCTCGTCCTATGTATGAGCTGGATACACATgattactgttttgtttgtttagggGAAGAGCACGCGGTTCTGGCTTTAGAGACAGGCGAGTGCGAGCATTGTGAACTGCTCTCAGTGAGGATGCTTCGTTGCTCGTCTGAGCTATTTTCAGACCGCACCCATTTCATCGAAGGGCTCTCGTGCGGATCTGCGTGACGAGCGAGCAACGGGCCCGCCCCTTTCGCTTGTGGTGTCACTGGATCAACGCATCCTCTCTCATGATCTCGAAGCGCACTCCGGTGCTTCTTCGGTTCATGAGGAGGATGATATATCTCTTGGGTCTTCGGGCCATGAGCAGCCTGCCTCTGAGAGTTCCTCTCGTGAGAGGAAATCGGTCAAGGAAATGCTCGAGGTGGTTACTCGAATGGTGGACAGGTTGCAGCTTGACTGGCCACGCGAACAAGTAAGACCCCGAAACGTAGTAAGCTGGAGGATAGGTTTCTGACCTTCATGATGAGCTGTTGAAGTCATGGAGCAAACCATATACTTCCCGCATCTTTGGGCCCTCAACGTTGACTTTTTCAACTATCGTGGATGCAAAGTCGCGGGGGTATTCGGAGATGCCTCGGGTTGAAGAGACGCTTGCGAGATATCTCTCGCACGAATCTACATACTCGGTAAAGAAACCTACTCTCCCCACTAAACCTTGTAAAATAACATCATCGTGGGTAAAGCTTACTGTTCTTCCTaacggaagaaggaggcgggaaccggcggacaatcaaataaaactttaataatcacaaaataaacaaaacagcgcaccagcccctcacggacgactgatgcgcgcaaaataaaaccaaaacacaactaaaagcccaggcctggtcctctctcgtccttcactgtcgtcgctccagttttatatccttccatctcctacgtgggactccagaccggcagtgggtcccaggtgtcactgatttcccaatcattgccggcctcactccttgttcccacgtccctcggctccgccccactcgccacatacccccatcgcccctcgcaggccggggggtaccctcgagactgcgctctactccccccccctccctccgggggggaccgctcatgggaacctgcgggaacctgggggtaggacagacgaggcgagagaaaaggagatggaaggaggagcgacagagacgagagaggggagaaaaaaaaaaaaattccggttcccagacgcactgctgctcggccctccaccggctgggcgatctcctccgcggtgcctggcggtggcactggacggccctcggcagacggcacgacacggcaggagtcccctgttccctgctcctccggataccttcacggaggcagcaggctccggccccctggtgaacggcgccgactcctccgctccctcacggacggcagccatccctccacatcgtgggcggtcggcagcgagctcgcccgtccccggcaactcgctccagtccaccgcctcgagcgtccatggcggcatcctcctcccCAGTtccgtggcaccgcggattcaccacagcggcgagggatcttcagcagcgcgtccctccttctcccgggcttcggcaccactgtaatgataaaagctattcgtattcatccggaagaaggaggcgggaaccggcggacaatcaaatgaaactttaataatcacaaaataaacaaaacagcgcaccagcccctcacggacgactgatgcgctcaaaataaaaccaaaacacaactaaaagcccaggcctggtcctctctcgtccttcactgtcgtcgctccagttttacatccttccatctcctacgtgggactcgagaccggcagtgggtcgcaggtgtcactgatttcccaatcattgccggcctcactccttgttcccacatccctcggccccgccccactcgccacaattacCAAGCTGCAGGTTATGCTGGTGCTGTGCTGCACACTATGGCAGTGTTACAGGCATACCAGGCTGACCTGTTGAAGGCaatctctggggaagagcggtgtacaccgcattacacagcgcccgtctctcctcagtgcccttaGGAGATCGGTCTGtcaaccctgccggtgtttcagggcgcagcgatctccagtgagcgcttctctcagttaccgcctggaaactGGCAGTGCTAAGaagctcgctacctctacggaggtctctagagcagctagtacggtcgtcccctgccggtccaccGCTTCAGGCCACCGaactagtggctctaggcgcactgAGCTTCGTTCGGCCACAGATTTGTCTCCCTGTGCGACTAAGCAAACAGCCCGTGCCTTCGGCCGATCTATGTCAGCTTTAGTCAGCCCGGGGAGGCATCTGTGGCTTAATTTGACAGCATTGAAGAGGCATTCATCAGTTCCTCCCTCGCCACACTCAAGGGGAGGGGCCATCGGCactgcattacacggtgcccgtcttttctcagtgccctcaggagatcattCTGCCAACCCTGTctgtgtttcagggcgcagcaatCTCCGGCGAGcgattctctcagttaccgcctggaaactagcggtgctaagaggctcgctacctctatggaggtctctagagcagctagtacagtcttcccctgccggtccgccgcttcagggcactgagctagTGGCTCTGGGCACACGAGGAAGTCGTCGCTGAGCTTTGTCGAGACATGGATTTCTCTCAAGGGGAGGGGCCATTGGCACCgtattacacggtgcccgtctctcctcagtgccctccgGAGAccattctgccaaccctgccggtgtttcagggcgcagcgatctccagcgagcgcttctctcagttaccgcctggaaactagcggtgctaagaggctcgctacctctacggaggtctctagagcagctagtacggtcgtcccctgccggtccgccgattcagggcactgagctagtggctctaggtgcACAAGGA
The genomic region above belongs to Carassius carassius chromosome 3, fCarCar2.1, whole genome shotgun sequence and contains:
- the LOC132123910 gene encoding ras association domain-containing protein 7-like, which translates into the protein MELKVWVDGIPRVVCGLSEQTSCQDVVIALAQAIGQTGRYVLIQKLRDKERQLVATECPLESLAKLGQLGNEVQFILRRTGPTSSIASDQGRVPQLPRHPNPEPHKTKEPKKALTFNLGPSTSPRTRVKQVDKPPRDSQARGVSPSPPSSLAQAGPSKDTLYQQILRQQGHLQSMQGQVESLERELSVWERGPPPTLSPDILEEMDHLQQLIRQNEAELADALHWENEFQSEVQRERDILWQKNELHLALDKHSRRLLDTDNQAEQLERDIRMLFETKRNGVLQARPSVKESVVIAKEQLDNHQHHRAELQVSIEEIEKELRMAEEQLQAKSMELDDLNKELRQCNLQQFILQTGVTPAQSNQQTEEMDFALLKPDGQSDEDSNSSILEFNPRTTAKQILGNPRSLQNPLVSSLHPEVLSSRETSWR